The Sporosarcina ureae genome includes a region encoding these proteins:
- a CDS encoding S-layer homology domain-containing protein, with product MKRLITLLTLLLLVASPIFTPVASANDFTSHQMQQELTFWVDKGVIQKDAKGNVYPNRAVTRGEFASYLARSLELPASTRYAFKDLKANHSRTIEIQNAAGAGILAGYPDGSFKANQQITRQQMAGMIFKAFRFLNIPVNSTTVQFKDSKKISSNFIPAVSAASSLNIIRGDQGYFKPTSNATIAHASAFLFRMFAVADGKGNTRPPTNVGGMDNPKVHKVSSISNSQLNVTGESYITFEDALAAYNASSIVQTISVNNKIIKMKSGQAFASENPKQYTSLYSDPALKNEVTYVQKGFELDYVGSSPERVVVDVGGYTYYAKHAEIDLVPSLLSKGASQYKVTNDGLLVHQPYYRTYDAKTKQYKGSYAEYTVGPASPAMKKGQTYTSNDGVHFKELNGSTTITFYPYFQFQSVRQPSTYTGQELDRFISNALQARQKTGIARYKNATSKSKLIGLGTYVKQMEKKHNVNAMFILATAIHESDYGMSGNAQRKNNIFGIRVFDSSPEKGEVYSNPTRSVDAFITRYINLNYANPLGAYANGAAPGNKAVGFNMKYASDPFWGSKIAGHMWRIDQFLGNKDANQAQLAVISYTGNTAVNIRTSPEAVNRNNILFSYKPKHPGNLAAFGYPLIVTDRTTGADGFVWYKVRMDINPGTTQINEPYGWIRSDLVTLVN from the coding sequence TTGAAACGTTTGATTACATTACTGACACTTTTGCTTTTAGTTGCTTCTCCTATCTTCACACCGGTGGCGAGTGCGAATGATTTCACTAGTCATCAAATGCAACAAGAACTGACATTTTGGGTCGATAAAGGAGTGATCCAAAAGGATGCAAAAGGGAATGTCTATCCGAATCGTGCAGTAACACGAGGTGAATTTGCTTCGTATTTGGCACGGTCACTCGAATTACCTGCTTCGACAAGATATGCTTTTAAGGATTTAAAAGCAAATCATTCCCGCACAATCGAAATCCAAAACGCTGCAGGTGCTGGAATTTTAGCAGGATATCCTGATGGTTCATTCAAGGCAAATCAGCAGATTACTCGACAGCAAATGGCGGGTATGATATTTAAAGCATTCCGCTTCCTGAATATCCCTGTCAATTCAACGACCGTCCAGTTCAAGGATAGTAAGAAAATCTCGTCGAATTTCATACCGGCTGTTTCAGCGGCTTCTTCATTGAATATCATACGTGGAGATCAAGGCTATTTTAAACCGACAAGTAACGCAACAATCGCTCATGCTTCTGCATTTTTATTCCGTATGTTTGCAGTTGCTGACGGAAAAGGGAATACGCGTCCTCCTACGAATGTAGGCGGTATGGACAACCCTAAAGTGCATAAAGTCAGCTCGATTTCCAACAGTCAGCTGAATGTAACAGGCGAATCATATATTACGTTTGAAGATGCATTAGCTGCTTATAATGCCTCTTCCATTGTTCAGACGATTTCCGTTAATAATAAAATTATCAAGATGAAGTCCGGTCAGGCATTTGCTTCGGAAAATCCTAAGCAGTATACGTCACTGTATAGCGATCCTGCATTAAAAAACGAAGTAACATATGTTCAAAAAGGGTTTGAATTGGACTATGTAGGCAGTAGTCCAGAACGCGTTGTTGTAGACGTAGGTGGCTATACTTATTATGCGAAACACGCAGAAATCGACCTGGTCCCTTCCCTATTATCTAAAGGCGCGAGCCAATATAAAGTAACAAATGATGGCTTACTAGTTCATCAACCCTATTATCGTACATACGATGCCAAAACGAAACAGTATAAAGGTAGTTACGCAGAATATACAGTAGGCCCTGCTTCTCCTGCAATGAAAAAAGGACAAACTTATACTAGTAACGACGGGGTTCACTTTAAGGAATTAAACGGTTCGACTACGATTACCTTTTATCCGTACTTCCAATTCCAATCCGTGCGCCAACCTTCTACGTACACAGGACAGGAACTGGATCGTTTTATTTCCAACGCACTACAAGCAAGACAAAAAACAGGCATTGCTCGCTATAAAAATGCTACTTCCAAGTCAAAATTAATCGGACTGGGTACGTATGTGAAACAAATGGAGAAAAAGCATAACGTGAATGCGATGTTCATCCTAGCAACAGCTATACATGAGAGTGATTACGGAATGAGCGGCAATGCTCAACGGAAAAACAACATATTCGGTATTCGCGTATTCGACTCTTCACCAGAAAAAGGTGAAGTCTATAGTAATCCGACTAGAAGTGTCGACGCATTCATCACTCGCTACATCAACTTAAACTATGCGAACCCACTCGGTGCGTATGCCAATGGTGCAGCTCCAGGTAATAAAGCTGTCGGTTTCAATATGAAATATGCATCCGACCCATTCTGGGGAAGCAAGATTGCCGGCCATATGTGGCGTATCGATCAGTTCCTCGGGAATAAAGATGCGAACCAAGCGCAACTTGCTGTAATTTCATATACAGGCAATACGGCAGTGAATATCCGGACAAGCCCAGAAGCGGTGAATAGAAATAATATTCTATTCTCCTACAAACCAAAACATCCAGGTAATCTAGCGGCATTCGGCTACCCACTGATTGTTACAGATCGTACAACAGGCGCTGATGGTTTTGTTTGGTATAAGGTGCGTATGGATATCAATCCAGGAACGACACAAATCAACGAACCATATGGCTGGATCCGTTCTGATCTCGTCACGCTCGTTAATTAA
- a CDS encoding O-antigen ligase family protein, with translation MNIWKQRLEKQSTSTILVAVAVMLIALLLPSKIALLGTTLFFVLFSILKPQQSILFLVIYVNIRPFLLEVNSGMKLIGDLIIFVVFAWTLFHYRHNLRSLFTFKWFEWSYFAFILFGSIVGILNHVTPMSIIFQIRTFIIMYLLYYIISRMTLTNKWLQQLAWATVWVNVVMSLHGLVEKLSLRQWLLPEEWKYKVLSATNAVRIYGLAGNPNSLALSLFFGIIGIIYLQHAYQQNKYKWTFRVLLVLFFGILVLTYSRGTWISAVVFGIVFILMTKKWYLLKRLMIAGVASIILIYYPVNLAVQYIQELSVEVEQKPDGAGSIGGRFGETFDEKNLALMTESGRFFYISKGFEIFGDHPITGTGFGSFGGSATLSYGSPIYDHYGISSDIYGGKYFYSDNQYIQVITETGVIGVLIFALFLLSMLRLFWKSRHTNFGVFMIALWFSTGVSGMYYNIWELKMYTLFYFILLGAFVAFSKPQDTSKPTNG, from the coding sequence ATGAATATATGGAAACAACGATTAGAAAAACAATCTACAAGTACCATACTGGTTGCAGTAGCTGTGATGCTCATTGCATTATTGCTACCGTCAAAAATAGCTTTGCTTGGAACGACCTTATTTTTTGTCCTATTTTCTATTTTGAAACCGCAGCAAAGTATTCTATTTCTGGTAATCTACGTCAATATCCGACCATTTTTGCTCGAAGTGAATAGTGGAATGAAGTTAATAGGAGATTTAATTATTTTTGTCGTATTTGCATGGACGTTGTTCCATTATCGACATAATCTTCGTTCTTTATTTACATTTAAATGGTTTGAATGGTCCTACTTTGCCTTTATTTTATTTGGCTCGATCGTAGGAATTCTAAACCATGTCACGCCAATGTCTATCATATTCCAAATACGTACATTTATAATTATGTATTTGCTTTACTACATTATTTCGAGAATGACGTTGACCAACAAATGGCTACAACAACTTGCGTGGGCGACGGTATGGGTGAACGTTGTCATGTCGCTTCATGGTTTGGTGGAAAAATTGTCACTGCGTCAGTGGCTGTTGCCTGAAGAATGGAAGTATAAAGTTTTATCTGCAACAAATGCTGTGCGTATTTACGGTCTTGCTGGTAATCCAAACTCTTTGGCATTATCCTTATTTTTCGGGATTATCGGGATCATTTATTTGCAACATGCGTACCAGCAGAATAAATACAAATGGACATTCCGTGTATTGCTCGTATTATTCTTCGGTATACTAGTACTTACGTATTCAAGAGGAACGTGGATTTCAGCAGTAGTGTTCGGTATTGTTTTCATACTCATGACAAAAAAATGGTATCTTTTGAAACGGCTAATGATTGCAGGTGTCGCTTCGATTATCCTAATATATTATCCCGTTAACTTGGCTGTACAATATATACAAGAGTTAAGCGTAGAAGTAGAGCAGAAGCCTGACGGGGCTGGAAGTATTGGGGGACGATTCGGCGAAACATTCGATGAGAAAAACTTAGCTCTCATGACGGAAAGCGGACGATTCTTCTATATTAGTAAGGGGTTTGAGATCTTCGGTGATCATCCTATAACGGGTACAGGATTCGGTTCATTTGGAGGTTCAGCTACATTATCGTACGGGTCACCGATTTACGATCACTACGGTATCAGTTCGGATATTTATGGCGGGAAGTACTTCTATTCAGATAATCAGTATATTCAAGTCATCACAGAAACCGGTGTGATCGGAGTATTGATTTTCGCGCTCTTCCTGTTAAGCATGCTACGGCTCTTCTGGAAATCACGTCATACGAACTTCGGCGTGTTTATGATTGCCTTATGGTTTTCAACTGGCGTTTCCGGAATGTATTATAATATCTGGGAACTGAAGATGTATACATTGTTCTACTTTATCTTGCTTGGCGCATTTGTGGCGTTTAGCAAGCCGCAAGACACATCGAAACCTACGAATGGTTAA
- a CDS encoding S-layer homology domain-containing protein, whose product MSAAMLISLPLSAAASTKVVSSYPVSSGVTYSHYTYSASSHINHIGVDLSDPFTKLKMGLPAPISKTAPTLTLANRDSKEGHRVVGAVNTSFFDMKTGMPMYLLSEGNEIVNGGVISSANSYYVSHPIAFGVTSNGLAEIDYFNLGIEVEVHGKVFQMTGLNRERQADETIIFTPQHVKNTTGSNEYGIELVVETNAPITSTHYGQQVQGKVVNVRGYGDKQAVTIPKNGFVVSIHGKKGLERFKSVAIGDSLSLNLSIDDKWKDSEFMMASGPMLVKDGQRHITMDTNNWRATAKTARTAIAISKDKKQVHMVTIDSRAGYSNGMTLTQFANYLVSQGYDRALNFDGGGSTTMGIRKYGSNQVVLANRTSNSTQRNISAILEAVSTAPTGQPAYVSVSRSQIGEMLVGATADLKINHVLDAHYNPIVPSASQLKTTSTKGTVEGTGLTYKALQAGEDRISVNYGFAEQSFPVTVIDQPARLDVKSSATSVKAGEKITFTATPADASGNPIIYQPHQLVWSVTNDIGSITSSGTFTATKAGTGQVQATLGKKVISVPIEVKSTNVPTQPVEPGPVPPIVDNPSKELFNDVPLSYAYATEIYFLRDRGIINGDTDGAFNPGDTLSREHAALILSRAFNLPPAEEAHREFSDVPKTHRYYTEISAIANAGIVGGYSDGTFNPTGQLTRSQMAMILVKAYSLEGESAKKFIDVSPQHGAYKQIHILAHHGITTGNEKGEFMPGKPVNRAQFSAFLYRSIAK is encoded by the coding sequence ATGTCGGCAGCTATGCTTATTTCATTGCCATTGTCAGCGGCAGCGAGCACAAAAGTTGTTTCCAGTTACCCCGTGTCTTCAGGAGTTACTTATTCTCACTATACATATTCAGCAAGTAGTCATATCAATCATATAGGCGTTGATCTCAGTGATCCGTTCACGAAACTGAAAATGGGGCTTCCTGCGCCTATTTCGAAAACAGCCCCTACATTGACTTTGGCAAACCGCGATTCAAAGGAAGGCCATCGCGTTGTCGGTGCAGTCAATACTTCGTTTTTCGATATGAAGACAGGAATGCCGATGTATCTATTATCTGAAGGCAATGAAATCGTTAATGGCGGTGTAATTTCGAGTGCGAACTCCTATTATGTTAGCCATCCAATTGCGTTTGGTGTGACAAGTAACGGTTTGGCTGAAATTGATTATTTTAACTTAGGAATTGAAGTTGAAGTCCATGGCAAGGTGTTTCAAATGACAGGTCTGAACCGTGAACGTCAGGCGGATGAGACGATCATCTTCACACCGCAACATGTGAAAAACACGACGGGTTCCAATGAATACGGTATTGAGCTAGTTGTTGAAACGAATGCGCCAATTACATCGACACATTACGGACAGCAAGTTCAAGGTAAAGTGGTCAACGTACGTGGTTATGGAGATAAACAAGCAGTCACGATACCGAAGAATGGTTTTGTTGTATCTATTCATGGGAAAAAAGGATTGGAACGGTTCAAATCAGTAGCTATTGGAGATTCGCTTTCGTTGAATCTATCCATCGATGATAAATGGAAAGACTCTGAATTCATGATGGCGAGTGGCCCGATGCTTGTTAAAGATGGACAACGTCATATTACAATGGATACGAATAACTGGCGCGCGACAGCAAAGACGGCCAGAACGGCTATTGCGATTAGTAAAGATAAAAAGCAAGTGCATATGGTGACGATTGATTCAAGAGCTGGATACAGTAATGGGATGACATTGACCCAATTTGCAAATTATCTTGTATCACAAGGATATGATCGCGCGTTGAATTTTGACGGTGGCGGGTCCACTACGATGGGTATTCGGAAATATGGTAGTAACCAAGTAGTTTTGGCTAATCGTACATCCAATTCTACACAACGAAATATTTCAGCTATTCTCGAAGCGGTAAGTACAGCACCAACTGGACAACCTGCGTACGTCAGTGTTTCTCGTTCTCAAATAGGAGAAATGTTGGTCGGTGCAACTGCCGATCTGAAAATTAATCATGTATTGGATGCGCATTATAATCCGATTGTGCCGAGCGCCTCTCAATTGAAAACCACATCTACAAAAGGAACGGTTGAAGGAACAGGTTTGACATACAAAGCGCTTCAGGCAGGAGAAGATCGCATTAGCGTCAACTACGGATTTGCTGAGCAATCATTCCCGGTCACGGTCATTGATCAGCCTGCAAGACTCGACGTGAAATCTTCTGCAACAAGCGTTAAAGCAGGGGAGAAGATTACATTTACAGCTACCCCGGCTGATGCTTCCGGGAATCCAATCATCTATCAACCGCACCAATTAGTATGGAGCGTTACAAATGATATTGGTTCCATTACTTCTTCTGGAACGTTTACAGCAACGAAAGCTGGAACAGGACAAGTGCAAGCCACTCTCGGCAAAAAAGTGATTTCAGTACCAATTGAAGTGAAATCCACAAATGTCCCAACTCAACCAGTAGAGCCGGGACCTGTGCCGCCTATTGTAGATAATCCGAGTAAAGAATTGTTTAACGATGTACCGTTGTCTTATGCCTACGCGACGGAAATCTATTTCTTACGTGATCGAGGTATCATTAATGGAGACACAGACGGGGCATTCAATCCGGGTGACACGTTATCAAGAGAACACGCAGCGTTGATTTTAAGCCGAGCTTTCAATTTACCACCGGCAGAAGAAGCGCATAGAGAGTTCAGTGATGTTCCGAAAACGCATCGCTATTACACTGAAATCAGTGCGATCGCTAATGCGGGTATTGTAGGCGGTTATTCTGACGGGACGTTTAACCCGACAGGCCAATTGACTCGTTCGCAGATGGCCATGATTTTAGTCAAAGCGTATAGTTTAGAAGGAGAGTCTGCAAAGAAATTTATAGACGTCTCACCGCAACATGGTGCGTACAAGCAAATTCATATTTTGGCACACCACGGAATTACCACGGGGAATGAAAAAGGCGAGTTCATGCCAGGCAAGCCAGTCAACCGTGCTCAATTTAGTGCATTCCTATATAGAAGTATAGCGAAGTAA
- a CDS encoding polysaccharide pyruvyl transferase family protein, translated as MKIGIVGNYGNDNNGDEAILLSLISQVTSTFNVPSDVITVFSNNPKQTAKRYQVMSAPLYYKKGNAVKTFGATYLQNKKIVKTFDLLIIGGGGILMDLYKREAPLYGSYAMMAKNSGVPYVIYGCGAGPLSSELGKWFIRYMGKHAESISVRDPESAELLRSVGVQKSVEVIGDPAFSLKRERKTTADRPLKIGITAVPYYHAGYWPESKEEIYQQYIEGMARNLDELAAKQPVEITFFATKFPQDADVTKDIQALMKQAPKTTVIDRNLLPVDLLQISAEQDIVIGTRLHSLILATCTATPVIAVCYHHKVTDFMKLADLSEVAIPIGEMHKSDDHFTKAYDVLAADWKETCAKTEKLSTSLYEEAMKGTQQFTNAIK; from the coding sequence TTGAAAATAGGAATAGTAGGGAACTATGGAAACGACAATAACGGCGATGAAGCCATTTTATTGAGTCTTATTTCGCAAGTTACATCGACTTTCAATGTCCCAAGTGACGTCATTACGGTATTCAGCAATAATCCGAAGCAAACTGCGAAGCGCTATCAAGTGATGAGTGCGCCTTTGTATTATAAAAAGGGGAACGCGGTGAAAACGTTCGGTGCCACCTATCTTCAAAATAAAAAAATCGTGAAAACATTTGACTTGCTTATTATAGGCGGTGGCGGGATATTAATGGATCTTTACAAACGTGAAGCACCATTATATGGATCGTACGCCATGATGGCTAAAAATTCTGGGGTTCCTTATGTCATTTATGGCTGTGGAGCAGGCCCCCTCAGTAGCGAGTTAGGCAAATGGTTCATCCGGTATATGGGCAAACATGCTGAAAGTATTTCAGTGAGAGATCCTGAATCAGCTGAATTATTACGGTCCGTAGGCGTACAAAAATCTGTAGAAGTGATAGGGGATCCCGCATTTTCATTAAAACGCGAACGCAAAACGACAGCTGATCGTCCGTTAAAAATCGGTATTACAGCTGTACCTTATTATCATGCAGGGTACTGGCCGGAGAGTAAAGAAGAAATCTATCAACAGTATATAGAAGGAATGGCAAGAAATTTAGACGAGCTAGCGGCTAAACAGCCTGTCGAAATTACTTTCTTCGCTACCAAATTCCCGCAAGACGCTGATGTTACGAAAGATATTCAAGCCTTAATGAAGCAAGCTCCAAAAACTACAGTGATTGATCGTAATTTATTACCAGTAGATTTACTGCAAATTTCTGCTGAACAAGACATAGTAATTGGCACACGACTACACTCGCTGATCCTAGCAACATGTACTGCAACGCCTGTTATTGCTGTTTGTTATCACCACAAAGTGACAGACTTCATGAAGCTAGCCGATCTATCGGAAGTAGCTATTCCAATTGGCGAAATGCATAAGTCGGACGACCACTTCACCAAAGCTTATGATGTACTGGCAGCAGACTGGAAAGAGACGTGTGCAAAAACTGAAAAACTTTCCACTTCATTATATGAAGAAGCCATGAAAGGGACCCAACAATTTACCAATGCAATTAAATAA
- a CDS encoding LytTR family DNA-binding domain-containing protein: MKIMENTDVPKKILNQYASILEDWVPKDASIAIAVSDHYIYYIPGMHDIHLREGQHIQTGSIAEVTIKDQRKVEVIMDNSLYGTSYFGIGYPINVQGESGALIIILPPNFHVLKKDQLQFLTGKKDDEWFPIPLDQVSYIESLHKKTWFYTAGDHYNISFTLKDLHLRLPRHFLRIHRSYIINMNYIEKIARDFSSNLVITLIDGTELPVSQTYLNEVRALLGF; encoded by the coding sequence ATGAAGATTATGGAAAATACCGATGTTCCAAAGAAAATTCTGAATCAATACGCATCTATATTAGAAGACTGGGTTCCAAAAGACGCTTCTATAGCTATTGCAGTTTCTGATCACTATATCTATTACATTCCGGGTATGCATGATATTCATTTGCGAGAAGGTCAGCATATCCAGACCGGCAGTATTGCTGAAGTGACGATTAAAGACCAGCGTAAAGTGGAAGTCATTATGGACAACTCTCTCTACGGTACATCGTACTTCGGTATCGGCTATCCTATTAATGTACAAGGCGAAAGCGGCGCGTTAATCATTATCCTCCCGCCTAACTTCCACGTACTCAAAAAAGATCAGTTACAGTTCCTAACAGGGAAGAAAGATGATGAGTGGTTTCCTATTCCATTAGATCAAGTCAGTTATATAGAAAGTTTACATAAGAAAACGTGGTTTTACACAGCGGGCGACCATTACAATATCAGTTTTACATTGAAGGATTTACATCTTCGTTTGCCGAGACATTTCTTACGAATTCATCGCTCGTATATTATTAATATGAACTATATTGAAAAGATTGCTCGCGATTTCTCTTCGAACCTGGTAATTACATTAATAGACGGTACGGAATTGCCAGTTAGTCAGACGTATTTAAATGAAGTACGAGCACTTCTAGGGTTCTAA
- the aceA gene encoding isocitrate lyase has translation MSTRQEQIAQLEKSWAEDSRWKGIKRNYTAEDVVKLRGSLLIQNTLAEKGAARLWESLHEEDFINALGALTGNQAVQQVKAGLQAIYLSGWQVAADANLAGQMYPDQSLYPANSVPAVVKRINQALQRADQIDHAEGREDGFDWFAPIVADMEAGFGGPLNVFELMKGMIEAGAAGVHLEDQLASEKKCGHLGGKVLLPTQNAVRNLTAARLAADVLGVDTVIIARTDADAADMVTSDIDPIDAPFITGERTNEGFFKTTPGIKQAIARGLAYAEYADLVWCETSHPSLEEAQEFADAIHAKFPEKMLAYNCSPSFNWKANLDQETIAKYQIELGKMGYKFQFVTLAGFHSLNHSMFELAHGYKTRGMAAYSELQQAEFENEAKGYTATRHQREVGTGYFDEVTQVISEGQSSTTAMSGSTETAQF, from the coding sequence ATGTCAACAAGACAAGAACAAATTGCACAATTGGAGAAAAGCTGGGCCGAGGATAGTCGTTGGAAAGGGATCAAACGTAACTACACTGCAGAAGACGTAGTTAAACTTAGAGGTTCACTTCTAATTCAAAATACACTAGCTGAAAAGGGTGCTGCTCGCCTTTGGGAATCTCTTCATGAAGAAGATTTCATTAATGCACTAGGTGCACTAACGGGTAACCAAGCAGTACAGCAAGTTAAAGCTGGTCTACAAGCTATCTATCTAAGCGGATGGCAAGTTGCTGCTGATGCAAACCTTGCAGGACAAATGTATCCTGACCAAAGTTTATATCCAGCAAACTCTGTACCTGCAGTTGTTAAGCGCATCAACCAAGCACTTCAACGTGCTGACCAGATCGACCATGCAGAAGGCCGTGAAGACGGATTTGATTGGTTCGCTCCAATCGTAGCTGACATGGAAGCTGGTTTCGGCGGTCCATTGAACGTATTCGAATTAATGAAAGGCATGATCGAAGCTGGAGCTGCTGGTGTTCACTTGGAAGACCAATTAGCATCTGAAAAGAAATGTGGACACTTGGGTGGTAAAGTACTTCTACCAACTCAAAACGCAGTTCGCAACCTTACAGCTGCACGTCTAGCTGCTGACGTACTAGGTGTAGATACAGTTATCATCGCTCGTACGGACGCTGACGCTGCTGACATGGTAACTAGCGACATCGATCCAATCGACGCTCCATTCATCACGGGAGAGCGCACGAACGAAGGATTCTTCAAAACTACACCAGGTATCAAACAAGCGATCGCTCGCGGTCTTGCTTATGCTGAATACGCTGACCTAGTATGGTGTGAAACTTCTCACCCATCACTTGAAGAAGCTCAAGAATTCGCTGACGCAATTCACGCCAAATTCCCTGAAAAAATGCTTGCTTATAACTGTTCACCATCATTCAACTGGAAAGCGAATCTGGATCAAGAAACAATCGCGAAGTACCAGATTGAACTAGGTAAGATGGGCTACAAGTTCCAGTTCGTAACACTTGCTGGTTTCCACTCACTAAACCACAGCATGTTCGAATTGGCACACGGTTACAAAACGCGCGGAATGGCTGCTTACTCAGAGCTTCAGCAAGCTGAGTTTGAAAACGAAGCAAAAGGATATACTGCTACTCGTCACCAACGTGAAGTTGGAACAGGTTACTTCGATGAAGTGACACAAGTAATCTCTGAAGGTCAATCTTCAACAACGGCTATGTCTGGTTCAACTGAAACAGCACAGTTCTAA
- a CDS encoding pyridoxal-phosphate-dependent aminotransferase family protein, translating to MRNKEMLLIPGPTPVVDSIYDAMASETWSHTDPRFVQIYKHTIDQTREIFNTDGEVFVVAGSGTIGMEMAIVNTIAEGEKLLVVSQGYFGDRFIKLGQAFGIQVDVLQSEWGKQVSPEEIDKKLSEGNYKAVTVTHADTSTGVRIDLEAVVPVIKKHSALVIVDGVCATTAMDEDMSKEYGGAGNTVDIVLTGSQKAIGVPPGIALVAFNQKALDVRAAMGRVQAYYCDIYNWIPIMHDPSKYFATPAVNLVYALEEGLRIVLEEGLDARIQRHVAFGRAVRQSLAVYGMKAIASEEVAAPTLSCILYPEGIDDGKFRAAMAEKGTVLSGSLAHLAGKAFRIGHMGNTTADMLEKAVMQIGETLNEMGHPVDIAKAQNVFATEINQLTV from the coding sequence ATGAGAAATAAAGAAATGCTGCTAATCCCTGGACCCACACCAGTAGTGGATTCTATTTATGATGCAATGGCGAGTGAGACATGGTCACATACGGATCCACGTTTTGTTCAAATCTATAAACATACTATCGATCAGACGAGAGAGATCTTTAATACAGATGGCGAAGTATTTGTAGTCGCTGGATCGGGAACAATCGGAATGGAAATGGCGATTGTGAATACGATTGCAGAAGGCGAAAAGCTTCTCGTCGTCAGTCAAGGATACTTTGGAGACCGCTTCATTAAACTGGGACAAGCATTCGGTATTCAAGTAGATGTATTGCAATCTGAATGGGGTAAGCAAGTATCACCTGAAGAAATAGACAAGAAATTGTCTGAAGGGAACTATAAAGCAGTCACTGTGACCCACGCAGATACTTCAACGGGTGTACGAATTGATTTGGAAGCTGTTGTACCTGTCATTAAGAAGCATAGTGCTCTGGTTATTGTTGACGGTGTTTGTGCAACTACTGCAATGGATGAGGATATGAGCAAAGAATACGGGGGAGCAGGTAACACGGTCGATATCGTCTTGACCGGCTCACAGAAAGCTATTGGTGTTCCGCCAGGCATTGCACTAGTAGCATTTAATCAGAAAGCTCTGGATGTGCGTGCTGCTATGGGACGTGTGCAAGCTTACTATTGTGATATTTATAATTGGATTCCGATCATGCATGATCCTTCCAAGTATTTCGCAACACCTGCAGTAAATTTAGTGTACGCGCTAGAAGAAGGACTTCGTATCGTATTGGAAGAAGGACTAGACGCTCGTATTCAACGTCATGTTGCATTCGGCCGTGCTGTACGACAAAGTTTAGCAGTCTATGGTATGAAAGCGATCGCGTCAGAAGAAGTGGCCGCTCCGACGTTAAGTTGTATTTTATATCCTGAAGGTATTGACGATGGGAAGTTCCGTGCGGCAATGGCAGAGAAGGGAACAGTTCTATCGGGCTCACTCGCCCATTTAGCAGGCAAAGCATTCCGTATCGGACATATGGGAAACACTACAGCGGACATGTTAGAAAAGGCAGTGATGCAAATTGGTGAAACATTGAACGAGATGGGCCATCCAGTAGATATTGCTAAGGCACAAAACGTCTTTGCGACAGAAATTAATCAGCTGACTGTATAA